The Streptomyces sp. P9-A4 genome contains a region encoding:
- a CDS encoding Gfo/Idh/MocA family protein codes for MAKHLGGKPRIGLLGTGPWAGRTHAPALAGHSGVEFSGVWGRRPEAAAELAAVSGTRAYDDLDALFAASDAVALALPPDVQAPLAVRAAEAGCHVLLDKPVATTVAGARAVADAVETAGVASVVFCTLRFAEPTARWIEEQAAADGWFLGEAHWLGSLYGPGSASAYAASPWRREKGGLWDVGPHVLSVYLPVLGDVTEITAARGPADTHHLVLRHASGASSTATLTLSAPPEAAEAALTLYGTAGRTEMPRWDGAVGAFGAAVDALVTAARTGRPHDCDARFGLRLTEILTEVERGAAGA; via the coding sequence ATGGCGAAGCACCTGGGTGGGAAGCCCCGTATCGGACTGCTCGGCACCGGACCCTGGGCCGGGCGTACGCACGCGCCCGCGCTGGCCGGGCATTCCGGCGTCGAGTTCAGCGGGGTGTGGGGCAGACGCCCCGAGGCGGCGGCCGAGCTCGCCGCCGTGTCGGGCACGCGCGCGTACGACGACCTGGACGCCCTCTTCGCGGCCAGCGACGCCGTGGCCCTCGCCCTCCCGCCGGACGTCCAGGCCCCGCTGGCCGTGCGCGCGGCGGAGGCCGGCTGTCACGTCCTCCTGGACAAGCCGGTGGCCACGACCGTGGCCGGGGCCCGCGCGGTCGCCGACGCGGTAGAGACCGCCGGGGTCGCCTCGGTGGTCTTCTGCACCCTCCGCTTCGCGGAGCCGACCGCCCGCTGGATCGAGGAACAGGCCGCGGCGGACGGCTGGTTCCTGGGCGAGGCGCACTGGCTCGGCTCGCTCTACGGGCCGGGTTCCGCCAGCGCGTACGCGGCCTCCCCCTGGCGCCGCGAGAAGGGCGGCCTGTGGGACGTGGGCCCGCACGTGCTCTCCGTCTACCTGCCGGTCCTCGGTGACGTCACGGAGATCACGGCCGCCCGGGGCCCGGCGGACACCCACCACCTGGTCCTGCGGCACGCGTCGGGGGCGAGCAGCACGGCCACGCTCACCCTGAGCGCCCCGCCGGAGGCGGCGGAGGCGGCCCTCACCCTGTACGGCACCGCCGGGCGCACCGAAATGCCCCGTTGGGACGGGGCGGTGGGGGCGTTCGGCGCGGCCGTGGACGCCCTCGTCACGGCGGCCCGCACGGGACGCCCGCACGACTGCGACGCCCGCTTCGGCCTCCGCCTGACCGAGATCCTCACTGAGGTGGAGCGGGGTGCCGCCGGCGCCTGA
- a CDS encoding ARPP-2 domain-containing protein has translation MTRIDLTGLDVRPAQVWGGVRIVPLVRNEPVPGLRLHRKVYEGRGAVDLPDRTAYTSYIPHGFVADWSGTGSGAESAAYGTRLGDGAGTRTGTPSGVPWGAPECVPVRRIHRMAKRRQGERRLRFLPLHLALEGYLALHFGGPSVVWDEWSREALRHGLSPRAEAAYAGWTVPGLAEALRVFELHPGQCGLLLYVADALAAAFVVPHPEDYRLLHPTLVEDLYGELVHQYAYYGGPVPEFTARIRDGAGGIRNLADLRAAAREQERAWAVAHDGLMARDLLETSYAFERVYRAGPFDLYRFLPPFERGGREQHIGEVITDRKGRTAYLKTFRLSEKQIRKGYLLHRLADCDWHLGRTAEALGTSYAEVVLRVRAAGLGALLDAHRVEERLRADRGKNGRIKEAE, from the coding sequence ATGACCCGGATCGATCTGACCGGGCTCGACGTGCGGCCCGCGCAGGTGTGGGGCGGGGTGCGGATCGTGCCGCTCGTGCGGAACGAGCCGGTGCCGGGGCTGCGGCTGCACCGGAAGGTGTACGAGGGACGGGGCGCGGTGGACCTGCCCGACCGCACCGCCTACACCTCGTACATCCCGCACGGCTTCGTCGCCGACTGGTCGGGGACGGGATCGGGCGCGGAGTCCGCCGCGTACGGCACCCGGCTCGGCGACGGCGCGGGGACTCGCACGGGCACGCCCTCCGGTGTGCCCTGGGGTGCGCCGGAGTGCGTGCCCGTGCGCCGGATCCACCGCATGGCCAAGCGCCGCCAGGGCGAGCGGCGGCTGCGGTTCCTGCCGCTGCACCTCGCCCTGGAGGGGTACCTCGCCCTGCACTTCGGCGGGCCCTCCGTCGTCTGGGACGAGTGGTCCCGCGAGGCGCTGCGGCACGGTCTCTCGCCGCGTGCCGAGGCGGCGTACGCGGGGTGGACGGTGCCGGGGCTCGCGGAGGCGCTGCGGGTCTTCGAGCTGCACCCGGGCCAGTGCGGGCTGCTCCTGTACGTGGCCGACGCGCTCGCCGCCGCCTTCGTGGTGCCCCACCCGGAGGACTACCGGCTGCTGCACCCGACGCTCGTCGAGGACCTGTACGGGGAGCTGGTCCACCAGTACGCGTACTACGGCGGCCCGGTGCCCGAGTTCACCGCGCGCATCCGGGACGGCGCCGGCGGCATCCGGAACCTCGCGGACCTGCGGGCGGCGGCCCGGGAGCAGGAGCGGGCCTGGGCGGTGGCCCACGACGGGCTGATGGCGCGGGACCTCCTGGAGACCTCGTACGCCTTCGAGCGGGTGTACCGGGCTGGGCCGTTCGATCTGTACCGGTTCCTGCCGCCGTTCGAGCGGGGCGGGCGGGAGCAGCACATCGGCGAGGTGATCACCGACCGGAAGGGGCGGACGGCCTATCTGAAGACCTTCCGGCTCTCCGAGAAGCAGATCCGGAAGGGGTACCTGCTGCACCGGCTCGCGGACTGCGACTGGCACCTCGGGCGGACCGCGGAGGCGCTGGGGACCTCGTACGCCGAGGTGGTCCTGCGGGTGCGGGCGGCGGGGCTCGGTGCCCTCCTGGACGCGCACCGGGTCGAGGAGCGGCTGCGGGCCGATCGGGGGAAGAACGGGAGAATCAAGGAGGCCGAGTAA
- the glnII gene encoding glutamine synthetase, whose product MTFKAEYIWIDGTEPTAKLRSKTKIIVGDALALDELPIWGFDGSSTNQAKGHASDRVLNPVFSCPDPIRGGDDILVLCEVLNTDMTPHESNTRAGLAEVSARYGAQEPIFGIEQEYTFFEGTRPLGFPVNGFPAAQGGYYCGVGADEIFGRPIVEAHLENCLKAGLGISGINAEVMPGQWEFQVGPLAPLEVSDQLWIARWLLYRTAEDFNVSATLDPKPVKGDWNGAGAHTNFSTKAMRERYDAIITACESLGEGSKPLDHVKNYGAGIDDRLTGLHETAPWDQYSYGVSDRGASVRIPWQVEQDQKGYIEDRRPNANVDPYVVTRLIVDTCCEALEKADQV is encoded by the coding sequence GTGACCTTCAAGGCTGAGTACATCTGGATCGACGGCACCGAGCCGACCGCGAAGCTTCGCTCCAAGACGAAGATCATCGTGGGTGACGCCCTCGCGCTCGACGAGCTGCCGATCTGGGGCTTCGACGGTTCCAGCACGAACCAGGCCAAGGGCCACGCCTCGGACCGCGTTCTCAACCCGGTCTTCTCCTGCCCGGACCCGATCCGCGGCGGCGACGACATCCTGGTGCTGTGCGAGGTCCTGAACACGGACATGACGCCGCACGAGTCGAACACGCGCGCCGGGCTGGCCGAGGTCTCCGCGCGGTACGGGGCTCAGGAGCCGATCTTCGGCATCGAGCAGGAGTACACCTTCTTCGAGGGCACCCGCCCGCTCGGCTTCCCGGTCAACGGCTTCCCGGCCGCGCAGGGCGGTTACTACTGCGGTGTCGGCGCGGACGAGATCTTCGGCCGCCCGATCGTCGAGGCGCACCTCGAGAACTGCCTCAAGGCCGGTCTCGGCATCTCCGGCATCAACGCCGAGGTCATGCCCGGCCAGTGGGAGTTCCAGGTCGGCCCGCTGGCCCCCCTGGAGGTCTCGGACCAGCTGTGGATCGCCCGCTGGCTGCTGTACCGCACGGCCGAGGACTTCAACGTCTCCGCGACGCTGGACCCGAAGCCGGTGAAGGGCGACTGGAACGGCGCGGGCGCGCACACCAACTTCTCCACCAAGGCGATGCGCGAGCGCTACGACGCGATCATCACCGCGTGCGAGTCGCTCGGCGAGGGCTCGAAGCCGCTCGACCACGTCAAGAACTACGGCGCCGGCATCGACGACCGTCTGACGGGCCTGCACGAGACCGCCCCGTGGGACCAGTACTCCTACGGCGTCTCGGACCGCGGCGCCTCGGTCCGCATCCCGTGGCAGGTCGAGCAGGACCAGAAGGGCTACATCGAGGACCGTCGCCCGAACGCGAACGTGGACCCGTACGTGGTCACCCGCCTGATCGTGGACACCTGCTGCGAGGCCCTGGAGAAGGCCGACCAGGTCTGA
- a CDS encoding winged helix-turn-helix domain-containing protein, translating to MAHTQSASLTAVRPGRPRLRAVDPHEVVDFAQVAEFLPPGATLLPAPQHTLPTLPGRPPMVGYLVLVPADQHSRLPVAATSPASVPAPVEEQGPVAIDGVRRIAVVDGQALDLTYLEFELLAHLVAHPHRVHTRDQLVTTVWGYGHVGDGRTVDVHVARLRRKLGAEHRRTIQTVRRVGYKYTP from the coding sequence ATGGCCCACACCCAGAGCGCCTCCCTCACCGCCGTCCGTCCCGGCCGGCCCCGACTGCGCGCCGTCGATCCGCACGAAGTCGTCGACTTCGCCCAGGTCGCGGAGTTCCTGCCGCCCGGCGCCACCCTGCTGCCCGCGCCGCAGCACACGCTGCCGACGCTGCCGGGGCGTCCCCCGATGGTCGGGTACCTCGTCCTCGTACCGGCCGACCAGCACTCCCGGCTGCCCGTCGCCGCGACCTCCCCCGCCTCCGTCCCCGCTCCCGTGGAGGAGCAGGGGCCGGTGGCCATCGACGGGGTCCGGCGGATCGCCGTCGTGGACGGGCAGGCGCTGGACCTCACGTATCTCGAGTTCGAACTGCTCGCCCATCTGGTGGCGCACCCCCACCGGGTGCACACCCGCGACCAGTTGGTCACCACCGTGTGGGGGTACGGGCACGTCGGCGACGGCCGTACCGTCGACGTGCACGTGGCCCGGCTGCGCCGCAAGCTGGGCGCCGAGCACCGCCGCACGATCCAGACCGTGCGGCGGGTCGGCTACAAGTACACCCCCTGA
- a CDS encoding PepSY-associated TM helix domain-containing protein: protein MTIDDPARPETPEAPPSQATKPPTTATKPSTTSTTSTTATKPPTTTWSSLRPLVLRLHFYAGVLVAPFLLVAAASGLLYALSFQAEKVVYAHELEVPVGDTTLPLSQQVNTARKVNPNGTVTAVWPGAEPGATTRVLMADPDAPEGTSTAVFVDPYTGDVRGQLPSYGSSGALPLRTWTDGLHRDLHLGDLGRNYSELAASWLWVIALGGLLLWLGRRRRNRRALFVPEGGPASRRRTLSWHGSVGLWAVTGLVLLSATGLTWSRYAGENIGVVQDGLGGATPTLTATVGGAAGGSSEHEGHGGAHTGTTTAQGPDIGIDKALEAARAAGIDSPSVSVALPAEGKGYVVRETDTRFPVELDSVAVNPADGAVLDRLAFADYPLLAKLTRFGIDAHTGVFLGLFNQLALAALALSLILLILWGYRMWWLRRPGRPVGRGAWRKVPPTLLLPLLAVTALVAWFVPLLGLSLLLFLAVDLALALASGARARSGAGRTG from the coding sequence ATGACGATCGACGATCCCGCACGCCCGGAAACACCCGAGGCGCCACCGTCGCAAGCCACGAAGCCCCCCACGACGGCCACAAAGCCGTCCACGACATCCACGACATCCACGACAGCCACGAAGCCCCCCACGACCACCTGGAGTTCCCTCCGCCCTCTCGTCCTCCGCCTCCACTTCTACGCGGGTGTGCTCGTCGCCCCCTTCCTCCTCGTGGCCGCCGCCAGCGGCCTGCTGTACGCGCTCTCCTTCCAGGCCGAGAAGGTCGTGTACGCGCACGAGCTGGAGGTCCCCGTCGGAGACACCACCCTGCCGCTCTCCCAGCAGGTGAACACCGCCCGCAAGGTCAACCCGAACGGCACCGTCACCGCCGTCTGGCCCGGCGCCGAACCCGGGGCGACGACCCGCGTCCTGATGGCCGACCCGGACGCCCCCGAGGGCACCTCGACGGCCGTCTTCGTGGACCCGTACACCGGTGACGTACGCGGGCAGCTGCCCAGTTACGGCAGCTCCGGGGCGCTCCCGCTGCGCACCTGGACCGACGGCCTGCACCGCGATCTGCACCTCGGCGACCTCGGCCGGAACTACAGCGAACTGGCCGCGAGCTGGCTGTGGGTGATCGCGCTGGGCGGTCTGCTGCTGTGGCTCGGCCGTCGCAGGAGGAACCGCCGTGCCCTCTTCGTGCCGGAGGGCGGCCCGGCGTCCCGGCGCCGCACCCTCTCCTGGCACGGCTCGGTGGGCCTGTGGGCGGTGACCGGTCTGGTGCTGCTCTCGGCCACCGGCCTGACCTGGTCGCGGTACGCGGGGGAGAACATCGGAGTGGTGCAGGACGGTCTCGGCGGCGCCACCCCGACGCTGACCGCGACCGTCGGAGGCGCGGCCGGCGGGTCCTCGGAGCACGAGGGCCACGGCGGCGCCCACACCGGCACCACCACCGCCCAGGGCCCGGACATCGGCATCGACAAGGCGCTGGAGGCGGCCCGCGCGGCCGGCATCGACAGTCCGAGCGTCTCAGTGGCGCTGCCCGCCGAGGGCAAGGGGTACGTGGTCAGGGAGACGGACACGCGGTTCCCGGTCGAGCTGGACTCGGTGGCGGTGAACCCGGCGGACGGCGCGGTGCTCGACCGGCTGGCCTTCGCCGACTACCCGTTGCTCGCGAAGCTCACCCGGTTCGGCATCGACGCGCACACGGGTGTGTTCCTCGGCCTGTTCAACCAGCTGGCGCTCGCGGCCCTCGCGCTGTCCCTGATCCTGCTGATCCTCTGGGGCTACCGCATGTGGTGGCTGCGCCGTCCGGGCCGGCCGGTCGGCAGGGGCGCCTGGCGCAAGGTGCCGCCGACGCTGCTGCTGCCGCTGCTCGCGGTCACGGCCCTGGTGGCGTGGTTCGTCCCGCTGCTCGGCCTGAGCCTGCTCCTGTTCCTGGCCGTGGACCTCGCCCTGGCGCTGGCGTCCGGGGCGAGGGCGAGGTCCGGGGCGGGCCGAACCGGCTGA
- a CDS encoding NAD-dependent epimerase/dehydratase family protein, which produces MRLLMLGGTEFVGRAVVEAALDRGWDVTVFHRGRHPAPEGVTALLGDRTTAPEGLAALATGSWDAVVDTWSLAPSVVRDAARLLAGRVERYAYVSSRSVYTWPMAAGLTEDGPLVEGSPDAGGEVPYGEAKRGGELAVADAFGAERSLFVRAGLILGPYENVGRLPWWLGRIARGGPVLAPGPGTLPIQYIDVRDLAEWTLDAVAAGLSGPYNLVSPSGHATMGELLDACVRATGRTGGTDAEADAVELRWTDPEALVAAGVEPWTELPVWLPPGETYDAMHTADVSRALATGLRCRPVVETVADTWAWLESLGGVAPDRPNRPGRPPVGLSPEREAEVLTALAGAAGHAETAGHAGHA; this is translated from the coding sequence ATGAGACTACTGATGCTCGGAGGCACGGAGTTCGTCGGCCGCGCGGTCGTCGAGGCCGCGCTCGACCGGGGCTGGGACGTGACCGTCTTCCACCGCGGCCGGCACCCGGCCCCCGAGGGGGTGACCGCGCTGCTCGGCGACCGCACCACCGCCCCGGAGGGCCTCGCCGCGCTCGCCACCGGTTCCTGGGACGCCGTCGTGGACACCTGGTCGCTCGCGCCCTCGGTGGTGCGGGACGCGGCACGGCTGCTCGCCGGACGGGTCGAGCGGTACGCGTACGTGTCGAGCCGGTCCGTGTACACCTGGCCCATGGCCGCCGGGCTGACGGAGGACGGTCCGCTGGTGGAGGGTTCGCCGGACGCCGGCGGTGAGGTGCCGTACGGGGAGGCCAAGCGGGGCGGCGAACTGGCCGTCGCGGACGCGTTCGGCGCGGAGCGGTCGCTGTTCGTCCGCGCCGGGCTCATCCTCGGCCCGTACGAGAACGTGGGGCGGCTCCCCTGGTGGCTCGGCCGGATCGCGCGCGGCGGTCCGGTCCTCGCGCCGGGCCCCGGGACTCTGCCGATCCAGTACATCGACGTGCGCGACCTGGCCGAATGGACGCTCGACGCGGTGGCCGCCGGGCTCTCCGGGCCGTACAACCTCGTGTCGCCGTCCGGCCACGCGACGATGGGCGAGCTGCTCGACGCGTGCGTGAGGGCGACCGGTCGGACCGGGGGGACCGACGCCGAAGCCGACGCCGTCGAACTGCGGTGGACCGATCCCGAGGCGCTCGTCGCCGCCGGGGTGGAGCCCTGGACCGAGCTGCCCGTCTGGCTGCCGCCGGGCGAGACGTACGACGCGATGCACACCGCCGACGTCTCCCGGGCGCTCGCCACCGGGCTGCGCTGCCGGCCCGTCGTCGAGACGGTCGCGGACACCTGGGCGTGGCTGGAATCGCTCGGCGGGGTGGCGCCGGACCGGCCGAACCGACCGGGCCGACCGCCGGTGGGCCTCTCCCCCGAACGGGAGGCGGAGGTGCTCACCGCGCTCGCCGGGGCCGCGGGGCACGCGGAGACTGCGGGGCACGCGGGGCACGCCTGA
- a CDS encoding tyrosine-protein phosphatase, which translates to MPAIPATSVANLRDLGGLPLGDGRAVRPGLVLRSAQLDRLDPAEPAVAGLGVRTVVDFRTEGERGDRPDRLPLGARALVADVLADHLAVSGLPPAAHLKQLISDPALAEEHLGGGRVRAAFARTYRTFVSGESARAAYRTLLTELGAPDAGPLLFHCSAGKDRTGWAATVVLSLLGADEETVRSEYLAVNTAVRQAFAPMIEGFTAQGGDPQLALDLIGVLPEYLAAALDEVAVRHGSMEAYVREGLGVPDEVTAVIRERLSVPAA; encoded by the coding sequence ATGCCCGCCATCCCCGCCACCTCCGTCGCCAACCTCCGCGATCTCGGCGGCCTGCCGCTCGGGGACGGGCGGGCGGTTCGGCCCGGACTCGTCCTGCGGTCCGCGCAGCTCGACCGGCTCGACCCCGCCGAACCGGCGGTGGCCGGCCTCGGTGTCCGTACCGTCGTCGACTTCCGTACGGAGGGCGAGCGCGGCGACCGGCCCGACCGGCTGCCCCTCGGCGCGCGGGCGCTCGTCGCGGACGTGCTCGCCGACCATCTGGCCGTCAGCGGGCTGCCGCCCGCCGCGCACCTGAAGCAGCTGATCTCCGACCCGGCGCTCGCCGAGGAACACCTGGGCGGGGGCCGGGTGCGGGCCGCGTTCGCCCGGACGTACCGCACCTTCGTCTCCGGCGAATCGGCCCGCGCGGCCTACCGCACGCTCCTCACCGAGCTGGGCGCTCCGGACGCCGGGCCGTTGCTCTTCCACTGCTCGGCGGGGAAGGACCGGACGGGCTGGGCGGCGACGGTCGTGCTGTCGCTGCTCGGCGCGGACGAGGAGACCGTGCGGTCGGAGTACCTCGCCGTCAACACGGCGGTGCGGCAGGCGTTCGCGCCGATGATCGAGGGGTTCACGGCCCAGGGCGGCGATCCGCAGCTGGCGCTCGACCTGATCGGGGTCCTTCCGGAGTACCTGGCGGCGGCGCTGGACGAGGTGGCGGTCCGGCACGGATCGATGGAGGCGTACGTACGGGAAGGGCTGGGTGTTCCGGACGAGGTCACGGCGGTGATCCGCGAGCGGCTGTCGGTCCCGGCCGCCTGA
- a CDS encoding metal-dependent hydrolase — MSNTQPVPVASEHVELKARKVSFDWEATPLHWVPGDPFTTHTINVLHLLLPAGERWFVHVYKQALPYITDDRLREDVIGFIGQEAIHSQAHDDVLPHLREQGLDPTPYTAQVDWFFEKLLGDRTLPPGRPRRWWLRERVALIAAIEHYTAFLGDWVLNADALDRAGADPTMLDLLRWHGAEEVEHRAVAFELFMHLDGGYRRRARTWALAFSALVFLWQRGIRFFMENDPSLLDGKASLGQFVRKGRQGVLPSTPAMLRSVPRYLSRAYHPSQEGNTAQAMAYLASSPGANGGH, encoded by the coding sequence ATGTCTAATACGCAGCCCGTACCGGTGGCGTCGGAGCACGTCGAGCTCAAAGCCCGCAAGGTCTCCTTCGACTGGGAGGCGACCCCGCTCCACTGGGTGCCCGGCGATCCCTTCACCACGCACACCATCAACGTGCTGCACCTGCTCCTCCCCGCCGGCGAACGCTGGTTCGTGCACGTCTACAAGCAGGCGCTGCCGTACATCACCGACGACCGGCTGCGCGAGGACGTCATCGGCTTCATCGGCCAGGAGGCCATCCACTCCCAGGCCCACGACGACGTCCTGCCCCACCTCCGCGAGCAGGGCCTCGACCCCACCCCGTACACCGCGCAGGTCGACTGGTTCTTCGAGAAGCTCCTCGGGGACCGGACCCTGCCGCCGGGCCGCCCGCGCCGCTGGTGGCTGAGGGAACGGGTCGCGCTGATCGCCGCCATCGAGCACTACACCGCCTTCCTCGGCGACTGGGTCCTCAACGCCGACGCCCTCGACCGCGCGGGCGCCGACCCCACCATGCTCGACCTGCTGCGCTGGCACGGCGCCGAGGAGGTCGAGCACCGCGCGGTCGCCTTCGAGCTCTTCATGCACCTCGACGGCGGCTACCGGCGCCGCGCCCGCACCTGGGCGCTCGCCTTCTCCGCGCTCGTCTTCCTCTGGCAGCGCGGCATCCGCTTCTTCATGGAGAACGATCCCAGCCTGCTCGACGGCAAGGCCTCCCTCGGCCAGTTCGTCCGCAAGGGCCGGCAGGGCGTACTGCCCTCCACCCCGGCCATGCTGCGCTCCGTCCCGCGCTACCTCAGCCGCGCCTACCACCCCTCCCAGGAGGGGAACACCGCGCAGGCGATGGCCTACCTGGCCTCCTCCCCCGGCGCCAACGGAGGTCACTGA
- a CDS encoding PDR/VanB family oxidoreductase, whose amino-acid sequence MPRFTTVALVTGAALLVRRAVRSRMSTAPLWPMPALDEPVSGYGRGRTVPRKVRVARRTEPAEGVVELRLEGRGLPAWQPGAHVDLVLPSGLVRQYSLCGDPADTGAYTVATRLVADSRGGSREVHEQLHEGVEIEIRGPRNRFPLTDAPAYVFVAGGIGITPVLAMLRAADAAGADWRLVYCGRGRATMPYLAEIERLGGDRVTVVAEDESGRPDLGFLAQVPAGTPVYCCGPDGLMDAVAAALPEGRAPRLERFSAAAPVDGTAFEVELRRSGRTVRVAADQSVLAAVREEVPGIMYSCRQGFCGTCQQRVIEGEIDHRDELLTDAERDGSMLICVSRCTGKRLVLDL is encoded by the coding sequence ATGCCCCGGTTCACCACCGTCGCCCTCGTCACCGGGGCCGCGCTGCTCGTCCGCCGCGCGGTCCGCAGCCGTATGTCCACCGCGCCGCTGTGGCCGATGCCCGCCCTCGACGAACCCGTGTCCGGATACGGCAGGGGCCGCACCGTCCCCCGCAAGGTCCGCGTCGCCCGGCGCACCGAACCCGCCGAGGGGGTCGTCGAACTACGCCTGGAGGGACGCGGGTTGCCCGCCTGGCAGCCCGGCGCCCATGTCGACCTCGTCCTGCCCTCCGGGCTCGTCCGGCAGTACTCGCTCTGCGGCGATCCCGCCGACACGGGCGCGTACACCGTGGCCACCCGCCTCGTCGCGGACAGCCGGGGCGGCTCCCGCGAGGTCCACGAACAGCTCCACGAGGGCGTGGAGATCGAGATCCGGGGCCCCCGCAACCGCTTCCCGCTCACCGACGCCCCCGCGTACGTCTTCGTCGCCGGCGGCATCGGCATCACCCCGGTCCTCGCGATGCTCCGCGCCGCCGACGCGGCCGGGGCGGACTGGCGACTCGTGTACTGCGGGCGCGGGCGCGCCACCATGCCGTACCTCGCCGAGATCGAGCGGCTCGGCGGCGACCGGGTGACCGTCGTCGCCGAGGACGAGTCGGGCCGCCCCGACCTGGGATTCCTCGCCCAGGTGCCCGCCGGGACGCCGGTCTACTGCTGCGGCCCCGACGGCCTCATGGACGCGGTGGCGGCGGCACTGCCGGAGGGCAGGGCGCCGCGCCTGGAGCGCTTCTCGGCCGCGGCGCCGGTCGACGGGACGGCCTTCGAGGTCGAGCTGCGCCGCTCCGGACGTACGGTGAGGGTCGCGGCCGACCAGTCGGTCCTCGCGGCGGTCCGCGAGGAGGTCCCGGGCATCATGTACTCCTGCCGGCAGGGTTTCTGCGGCACCTGCCAACAGCGGGTGATCGAGGGCGAGATCGACCACCGGGACGAGCTGCTCACCGACGCCGAGCGGGACGGCTCCATGCTGATCTGCGTCTCGCGCTGTACGGGGAAGCGGCTCGTCCTGGACCTGTAG
- a CDS encoding TetR/AcrR family transcriptional regulator — protein sequence MTTGVRRRMGVEERKQQLIGVALELFSHRSPDEVSIDEIAAAAGISRPLVYHYFPGKQSLYEAALRRAADELAARFVEPPQGPLGARLLRVMGRFFDFVDEHGPGFAALMRGGPAVGSSTTNAMIDEVRQAAYVQILAHLGVEKPSARLELVVRSWVSLAESTALIWLDGRRVPRAELELQLVHDFAALAAVSAAYDAEMAEILVGLLADEPADGPFGELVARLVALVPSAGAAHVVPDQRLR from the coding sequence ATGACGACCGGGGTACGCCGCAGGATGGGCGTCGAGGAGCGCAAGCAGCAGCTGATCGGGGTCGCCCTCGAACTCTTCAGCCACCGCTCTCCCGACGAGGTCTCCATCGACGAGATCGCCGCCGCCGCGGGCATCTCGCGGCCGTTGGTCTACCACTACTTCCCCGGCAAGCAGAGCCTGTACGAGGCGGCGCTGCGGCGGGCCGCCGACGAGCTGGCGGCCAGGTTCGTGGAGCCGCCGCAGGGCCCGCTCGGGGCGCGGCTGCTGCGGGTGATGGGCCGGTTCTTCGACTTCGTGGACGAGCACGGCCCGGGTTTCGCGGCGCTGATGCGGGGCGGGCCCGCGGTGGGTTCGTCCACGACGAACGCGATGATCGACGAGGTGCGGCAGGCCGCGTACGTCCAGATCCTCGCCCACCTCGGGGTCGAGAAGCCGTCCGCCCGGCTGGAGTTGGTCGTCCGCTCCTGGGTGTCGCTCGCCGAGTCGACGGCGCTGATCTGGCTGGACGGGCGCCGGGTCCCGCGCGCGGAGCTGGAGTTGCAGCTCGTGCACGACTTCGCGGCGCTGGCGGCGGTGAGTGCCGCGTACGACGCGGAGATGGCGGAGATCCTGGTGGGTCTCCTCGCGGACGAGCCGGCCGACGGCCCCTTCGGGGAGCTGGTGGCCCGGCTCGTCGCGCTCGTGCCCTCGGCCGGGGCGGCGCACGTCGTGCCCGATCAGCGCTTGCGGTAG
- a CDS encoding 5-carboxymethyl-2-hydroxymuconate Delta-isomerase, with amino-acid sequence MPQITVDYSAPLDRRGFALALHPLLVEAVGTTPEACKTRFREVDETVVGDGATDDALVHVEIALLFGRTDDAKARLSKAVLNLLPRYLKTTDGVHLSVEIRDLESSYRKR; translated from the coding sequence ATGCCGCAGATCACCGTCGACTACTCCGCGCCCCTCGACCGGCGCGGCTTCGCGCTCGCCCTGCACCCTCTGCTGGTCGAGGCGGTCGGCACGACGCCCGAGGCCTGCAAGACCCGCTTCCGCGAGGTAGACGAGACGGTCGTCGGCGACGGCGCGACCGACGACGCCCTCGTACACGTCGAGATCGCCCTGCTGTTCGGCCGCACGGACGACGCCAAGGCACGGCTCTCGAAGGCCGTCCTGAACCTGCTGCCGCGCTACCTCAAGACCACGGACGGCGTCCATCTCTCCGTGGAGATCCGCGACCTCGAATCGTCCTACCGCAAGCGCTGA